From the genome of Papaver somniferum cultivar HN1 chromosome 2, ASM357369v1, whole genome shotgun sequence, one region includes:
- the LOC113353980 gene encoding uncharacterized protein LOC113353980: protein MAPNGETIVGSYITTTTSTTRNKNFCKPPRLSMDGLKRTTSDISFEFSKESAAAILDQHQNGVKLPPISEVEDAKCECCGMSEECTPQYIQRVRDKFSGKWICGLCSEAVKEELEKNGGKKEEALTSHMNACVKFNSLGRAYPALYQAEAVREILKKSPRLDGRISRAKSYSPRERGDVKDGKVIHKGGIMRTASCIPAITKEMNEKIEKKVTEQ from the coding sequence ATGGCACCGAACGGAGAAACGATAGTCGGTTCTTACATTACTACAACTACTAGTACTACTAGGAACAAAAACTTCTGCAAACCACCAAGACTATCAATGGATGGATTGAAAAGAACAACTTCTGATATTTCATTCGAATTCAGCAAAGAATCTGCGGCGGCAATACTAGATCAACATCAAAATGGTGTAAAACTTCCACCGATTTCCGAAGTTGAAGATGCAAAATGCGAGTGCTGTGGAATGTCAGAAGAGTGCACACCTCAATATATCCAACGAGTTCGCGATAAGTTTTCGGGTAAATGGATATGTGGGTTATGTTCTGAAGCAGTGAAAGAAGAGTTAGAGAAAAatggaggaaaaaaagaagaagcattAACATCGCATATGAATGCTTGTGTAAAGTTTAATAGCCTTGGCAGAGCTTATCCAGCTTTATATCAAGCTGAAGCCGTGAGAGAGATACTGAAAAAGAGTCCAAGATTGGATGGGAGAATCAGCAGGGCCAAGTCCTACAGTCCTAGAGAAAGAGGAGATGTTAAAGATGGAAAAGTCATTCATAAAGGTGGGATTATGAGGACTGCAAGTTGTATTCCTGCGATTACAAAAGAAATGAACGAAAAGATTGAAAAAAAGGTTACCGAACAATGA